The DNA sequence TGGGCATATTCTACTACAATAGAATGACATGCGCTCAGACATTGATCAAAACGACGTCGAAGATAGCAGCCTTTGCAAGGTTGGGTCACACCAACCATGCCCGAAAACTGTTCGACGAAATGCCTCACCGAGACTCCATTGCCTGGAACGCAATGCTCACCGCCTATACCCAACTGGGCTTCCACcaccaagctctctctcttctccgcaGCATGAGAATCTCCAACACCCGGCCCGATCACTTCACCTTCACTGCTACATTAAGCGCCTGTGCCGGCGCATGTAACCTTCGATGTGGAGCCAAATTACATTGTGTACTCATTGTTTTGGGCTACCAGTCTTACTTGCCAGTCAACAATGCGCTTATTGATATGTATGGCAAGTGCTTGGAGCCTTGCAGTGCTACTAGAGTGTTTGAAGAGATGGAACTTAGGAATGAAGTAACTTGGTGTTCTTTGTTATTTGCATACACAAACTCCGGACTGTTTGACGCCGCGCGTCAAGTGTTTTGTGTAATGCCTAGAAGGGTGGAGAGAGCTTGGAATGTTATGATCGTGGGTTATGCACGAAATGGGGAAGTGGAGATGTGTTTGGGGTTGTTGAAAGAGATGAAAGAGAGTTTGTGCCGGCCAGATCAGTGGACTTTCAGTGCTCTTATGAATGCTTGCGCGGAGGCATTGGAATTACGGTGTGGTTGCATGCTGCATGCTTTCATCATTAAAAGTGGTTGGAGCTCTTCTGCGGAGGTGAAGAACTCGGTTTTGAGTTTTTATGCTGAATTAGGTTGCCTGGGCAATGCGGTGAAGGTGTTTGAGTCCGGTGGAACTCTAACACAGGTGTCCTGGAATGCGATGATTGATATCTACATGAAACTGGGAAATACCCATGAAGCACTTCGTGTGTTTCAGCTATCCCCTGAACAGAATATTGTCTCTTGGACATCTATGATCTCAGGGTATGCAAGAAATGGACGTGGGGAAGAAGCTGCAATGTTCTTTGTTGATATGTTGAGAACTGGACTAGAACCAGATGATTTCAGTTTTGCTGCCGTCCTTCATGCATGTTCAAACTTAGCATTACTTGGATGCGGGGAAATGTTTCATGGTTGCATAATTCACTATGGTTTCCATGCATATGCGTTTATTGGGAACGGTTTGGTTAACATGTATGCTAAATGCGGGGATTTGAAAGGGTCCATCCGTGCATTCTGTGATATATTGCACAAGGATTTGGTATCTTGGAACACGATGTTGTTTGCATTTGGATTACATGGAAAAGCTATTGAAACTCTACAATTTTTTGAACAAATGGTGGTAAATGGGGTCAAACCAGATAATGTTACCTTTATCGGCTTGTTGATGGCTTGCAGCCACTCTGGATTGATAGGAGAAAGTCGTGCACTTTTTGAAACAATGCAGACAATTTATGGGCTCTCTCCTGACAAATATCATGTGGCATGCATGGTGGATATGCTTGGAAGAGGTGGTTACTTAGCTGAAGCTAAGGAACTGGCTGATAAGTATTGTTCAGTATATAATGCTAAGATCAGCTCGTGTGAAGCTCTGCTTGGAGCATGTTCTGCACATGGGGAGTTGGGATTTGGAAAATATTTGGGGGAAACGCTGAAAATAACAGAACCACATAATGAGACAAGCTATGTGTTATTGTCAAATTTGTACTGTGCAAGTGGGCAATGGAAGGAAGCTGAAATGGTTAGGAAGAGAATGGCAGATCAAGGGGTGAAGAAAATGCCTGGATGTAGTTGGATAGAAGTGAGAAACAAGGTAATGGCTTTTGTCGCAGGGAAGAATTCTGACCCATTTATGGATGACATGTATAATATACTACAgtacattgattttgaaatcaGGAATCCATACATTGTTGATATTAATTGTTGAAGGAAGAGGCAACTCACTCCGGATCCTAGTGGTGCCAAGATATACAGAAGAGCATGTTTCGTATTCCTCGTGATTGGCCTAAACCTCAAGCTGTTTGGCATTCTCTTGGCATCCCCAGGTACATTAATACAGAGAACCTTCAGACAATCAGACTTCATTGGGAAGGTTGAAGTTCTGCTACCCTCTATCAACTAAGCTACAAATATCAAGGGATGCAGTCGCATGCTTTGTGCATTTTCATCT is a window from the Rosa chinensis cultivar Old Blush chromosome 2, RchiOBHm-V2, whole genome shotgun sequence genome containing:
- the LOC112186993 gene encoding pentatricopeptide repeat-containing protein At2g36980, mitochondrial, translated to MGIFYYNRMTCAQTLIKTTSKIAAFARLGHTNHARKLFDEMPHRDSIAWNAMLTAYTQLGFHHQALSLLRSMRISNTRPDHFTFTATLSACAGACNLRCGAKLHCVLIVLGYQSYLPVNNALIDMYGKCLEPCSATRVFEEMELRNEVTWCSLLFAYTNSGLFDAARQVFCVMPRRVERAWNVMIVGYARNGEVEMCLGLLKEMKESLCRPDQWTFSALMNACAEALELRCGCMLHAFIIKSGWSSSAEVKNSVLSFYAELGCLGNAVKVFESGGTLTQVSWNAMIDIYMKLGNTHEALRVFQLSPEQNIVSWTSMISGYARNGRGEEAAMFFVDMLRTGLEPDDFSFAAVLHACSNLALLGCGEMFHGCIIHYGFHAYAFIGNGLVNMYAKCGDLKGSIRAFCDILHKDLVSWNTMLFAFGLHGKAIETLQFFEQMVVNGVKPDNVTFIGLLMACSHSGLIGESRALFETMQTIYGLSPDKYHVACMVDMLGRGGYLAEAKELADKYCSVYNAKISSCEALLGACSAHGELGFGKYLGETLKITEPHNETSYVLLSNLYCASGQWKEAEMVRKRMADQGVKKMPGCSWIEVRNKVMAFVAGKNSDPFMDDMYNILQYIDFEIRNPYIVDINC